The proteins below come from a single Gossypium raimondii isolate GPD5lz chromosome 2, ASM2569854v1, whole genome shotgun sequence genomic window:
- the LOC128034103 gene encoding uncharacterized protein LOC128034103 has protein sequence MAKTITVLVGMSINDSLFFEDAVWNSYLNSHKEAGQFRHRSFPYYDQLTTIYARDRVTGKDAQTAADVIEEINVQDVPTTDINEERNKFYDCEADVSLDDMDVSATEPQLDRNQGGSTSSKKKKRILMQVIIFLLHFMMLPLYWLKTCGPLANKSIGVLPPMW, from the exons atggccaaaacaataacggttttggttgggatgaGCATAAATGACTCGTTGTTCTTTGAAGATGCGGTTTGGAACTCTTATTTAAAT agtcataaagaagccggtcaattcagacatcgtagtttcccttactacgaccaACTTACTACCATCTACGCAAGAGATCGAGTgactgggaaagatgctcaaacagccGCTGAtgttattgaagaaataaatgttcAGGATGTACCTACTACAGATattaatgaagaaagaaacaaattctatgactgcgaagctgaTGTCTCTTTggacgacatggatgtttctgctaCGGAACCGCAACTAGATAGAAACCAAGGGGGTTCCACatcttcaaagaagaaaaaaagaattttgatgCAAGTGAtcatatttcttcttcatttcatgatgctgccactttattggctGAAAACATGCGGGCCATTGGCGAACAAATCaataggagtattgcctccgatgtgGTAG
- the LOC105788495 gene encoding uncharacterized protein LOC105788495: MASVTFLHLHDPEDDLVRDNHHHHHHEQTLTLDSLPYWSRDFHFFSSPDADLPHPDEDVSLPDSLIVNGPDLFDRRENQVNFVIDLFHQRVEQSQVSSGNTPNNNSNSGNGNGNNTSNNDAADLVSDALSESGFGVIEGNHELDLGLALGFDSMDTHSSDVEIDIGGGEYEDDHFFVERRVSGLSASEAASNFSSVDRFGDSMRIIGFRSDSEDDDENENDNRTLTIDLNSGDDYGIDDHVNDCYDVGADDDVSVSIPLFLDSLQLEDRRETIEDFEWEEVDGRVDERDVLSVFVDGDDDVNSVSLSISPMIAPEDAVSFERAAGLETLEWEVLLNANNLETTPEMGENADPFFADRDDYIDTAEYEMLFGQFAENENAFIGKPPASKSVVENLPCVVVTQEDVVNNNALCAVCKDEVNLGEKMKQLPCAHRYHGDCIIPWLGIRNTCPVCRHELPTDDADYERRRSIRAGRAL, translated from the coding sequence atggcGTCTGTGACTTTCCTTCACCTTCACGACCCAGAAGACGACCTCGTTCGGGACAACCATCATCACCACCACCACGAACAAACCCTCACCCTTGATTCCCTCCCTTATTGGTCTCGTGATTTCCACTTCTTCTCTTCCCCCGACGCCGATCTCCCTCACCCAGACGAGGACGTTTCGCTCCCCGATTCCCTCATTGTCAACGGCCCCGATCTGTTCGACCGCCGCGAGAACCAAGTTAACTTCGTCATCGATCTCTTCCACCAACGCGTCGAACAATCTCAGGTTAGTTCCGGTAATACCCCCAataacaattccaattctgGTAACGGAAATGGTAATAATACTAGCAATAATGATGCTGCTGATTTGGTTTCTGATGCTTTGAGCGAATCCGGTTTCGGTGTTATTGAGGGAAATCATGAGCTGGATTTAGGGTTGGCGTTAGGGTTTGATTCCATGGATACTCATTCGAGTGATGTTGAGATTGATATTGGTGGCGGTGAATATGAGGACGACCATTTCTTTGTGGAAAGGAGGGTTTCAGGGTTGAGTGCTAGTGAGGCCGCTTCTAATTTTAGTAGCGTTGACAGGTTTGGGGATAGCATGCGGATTATTGGGTTTAGATCAGATTCGGAGGATGATGATGAGAATGAGAATGATAACCGGACGCTCACAATTGATTTGAATTCCGGGGATGATTATGGTATTGATGATCATGTTAACGATTGTTATGATGTTGGTGCTGACGATGATGTGAGTGTTAGTATTCCACTTTTCTTGGATTCGCTTCAGTTGGAGGATCGTCGGGAGACCATTGAAGATTTCGAGTGGGAGGAAGTGGATGGTAGGGTTGATGAGAGGGATGTTTTAAGCGTGTTtgttgatggtgatgatgatgtgAATTctgtttcgctttccatttcccCTATGATAGCACCTGAAGATGCGGTTAGTTTCGAGAGGGCAGCTGGGTTGGAAACTTTGGAGTGGGAGGTTCTGTTGAATGCTAATAATTTGGAAACAACCCCCGAAATGGGTGAGAACGCTGACCCATTTTTTGCTGATCGTGATGACTATATTGATACTGCTGAATATGAGATGCTGTTCGGACAGTTTGCTGAGAATGAGAATGCATTTATTGGGAAGCCTCCGGCTTCGAAATCTGTAGTTGAGAATCTTCCTTGTGTGGTTGTGACTCAGGAGGATGTTGTGAATAACAATGCGCTTTGTGCGgtttgtaaggatgaggttaaCCTTGGTGAAAAGATGAAGCAGCTGCCATGTGCTCATCGCTATCATGGAGATTGTATTATACCTTGGCTGGGAATAAGGAATACCTGCCCTGTTTGTCGTCATGAGTTGCCAACAGATGATGCTGACTATGAAAGGAGAAGGTCCATAAGAGCTGGACGTGCACTTTAA